A DNA window from Clavibacter sepedonicus contains the following coding sequences:
- a CDS encoding TetR/AcrR family transcriptional regulator produces MTPARPAGRPRRSSRATLEEAAAELFLENTYAATTIEQIAQRAGVSRATFFNYFSSKADLLWAGLDDTLGALGAALSGVEPGGPPVDGVVDALIGAACSRGVGWLPLALTQHEVMGLGADVQGEGVARAAPLVDPVAQALARASGRRASAAPVRVAAAVIAAATAAAVVAWAGDGVGRGPLEGAIRRALDPLRPALAATLG; encoded by the coding sequence ATGACACCCGCACGTCCCGCCGGTCGCCCGCGCCGCTCGTCGCGCGCGACCCTCGAGGAGGCGGCCGCCGAGCTCTTCCTCGAGAACACCTACGCCGCGACGACCATCGAGCAGATCGCCCAGCGGGCCGGGGTGAGCCGCGCCACCTTCTTCAACTACTTCTCCTCCAAGGCCGACCTGCTGTGGGCCGGGCTCGACGACACCCTCGGCGCCCTCGGCGCCGCGCTCTCCGGCGTGGAGCCCGGCGGTCCGCCCGTCGACGGCGTCGTCGACGCCCTCATCGGCGCGGCGTGCTCGCGCGGCGTGGGCTGGCTGCCGCTCGCCCTCACGCAGCACGAGGTGATGGGCCTCGGCGCCGACGTGCAGGGGGAGGGGGTGGCGCGCGCGGCCCCGCTCGTGGATCCCGTCGCGCAGGCCCTCGCCCGGGCGTCCGGCCGCCGGGCATCCGCCGCACCCGTGCGGGTCGCCGCCGCCGTGATCGCCGCCGCGACGGCCGCCGCGGTCGTCGCCTGGGCGGGCGACGGCGTGGGCCGTGGGCCGCTGGAGGGGGCGATCCGGCGAGCTCTGGATCCGCTCCGCCCGGCGCTCGCCGCGACCCTCGGGTGA
- a CDS encoding class I SAM-dependent methyltransferase — protein sequence MTADAAPQLDHSALASSFGSVADQYDRVRPGYPDDAITWMLPAGARRVVDLGAGTGKLTRLLSARGIAVTAVEPDAQMRQVLQASSPEVDVRAGSGEAIPVGAGEEDTVLVAQAWHWMDAGAAAREAARVLRPGGRLGIVWNQMDTEVDWVRELDALLSPGRRAADRATEPGPFPGFGPVEHASFPHVHRMTPDDVVALAGSISRIIVLPDVERARALDDIRTLLAGHPDTAGRDELDLPYRADA from the coding sequence ATGACCGCCGACGCCGCCCCGCAGCTCGACCACTCCGCCCTCGCCTCCTCGTTCGGATCGGTGGCCGACCAGTACGACCGGGTCCGCCCCGGCTACCCCGACGACGCCATCACGTGGATGCTCCCGGCCGGCGCCCGCCGCGTCGTCGACCTCGGCGCGGGCACCGGCAAGCTCACCCGCCTGCTCTCCGCGCGCGGCATCGCCGTCACCGCGGTCGAGCCCGACGCGCAGATGCGGCAGGTGCTCCAGGCGTCATCGCCGGAGGTCGACGTCCGTGCGGGCAGCGGCGAGGCGATCCCGGTGGGTGCCGGCGAGGAGGACACGGTCCTCGTCGCGCAGGCGTGGCACTGGATGGACGCGGGCGCCGCCGCCCGTGAGGCCGCGCGCGTCCTCCGCCCCGGCGGGCGCCTGGGCATCGTCTGGAACCAGATGGACACCGAGGTGGACTGGGTCCGCGAGCTGGACGCCCTCCTGTCGCCCGGACGCCGCGCCGCGGACCGCGCCACGGAGCCCGGCCCGTTCCCCGGCTTCGGCCCCGTCGAGCACGCGTCCTTCCCGCACGTCCACCGCATGACGCCCGACGACGTCGTGGCCCTCGCCGGATCCATCAGCCGGATCATCGTCCTGCCGGACGTCGAGCGCGCCCGCGCCCTCGACGACATCCGGACCCTCCTGGCCGGCCACCCGGACACCGCGGGCCGCGACGAGCTCGACCTGCCGTACCGCGCGGACGCGTAA